The following coding sequences are from one Epilithonimonas vandammei window:
- a CDS encoding helix-turn-helix domain-containing protein encodes MITFGKKIALLRKDLGLSQTELAKNLNTSVSVISRYERDEMTPSVDTAKKLAELLGSTVGYLLGETDNANLFKDPAMLQRLSELENMQTEDKTHILHVLDNFIKAVKLKNIAAL; translated from the coding sequence ATGATAACTTTTGGAAAAAAAATAGCATTGCTCCGTAAGGATTTAGGATTAAGCCAAACAGAACTGGCTAAAAATCTTAATACCTCTGTAAGTGTGATTTCACGATATGAAAGAGATGAGATGACACCATCCGTAGACACAGCTAAAAAACTGGCGGAGTTGCTCGGTTCTACTGTCGGTTATTTGCTCGGGGAAACTGACAACGCTAATCTTTTCAAAGATCCTGCAATGTTGCAAAGATTATCCGAACTGGAAAATATGCAAACCGAAGATAAAACCCACATTCTACACGTTCTCGATAACTTTATTAAAGCTGTGAAACTTAAAAATATTGCTGCGCTGTAA